A single genomic interval of uncultured Pseudodesulfovibrio sp. harbors:
- the trpB gene encoding tryptophan synthase subunit beta — translation MTDVCTADGFFGEYGGQYVPEPLIPILNTLAEAFEKYRNDPEFIEEFNYYLKHFSGRETPLYFCENLTEKLGGAKIYLKREDLNHLGAHKVNNTIGQILLAKRMGKKKIIAETGAGQHGVATAATAALMGMECTIYMGAVDVERQKLNVFRMEMLGAKVVAAQSGQQTLKEAVDEALGAWVQDAEETFYLLGSAVGPHPYPLMVREFQSVVGRETKQQIMEAEGCLPDYCIACVGGGSNAIGLFSEFICDESVKLVGVEPSGRGLDYGDHAATLSLGEPGIMHGFNSYMLKDKDGEPAEVYSISAGLDYPSVGPEHSQLKDLNRAEYVYASDKEAVDNFFLLSQMEGIIPALESSHALAHATRIAPDLSKDTIIVVNLSGRGDKDVAQIEKMVSEGTIELPKVRG, via the coding sequence ATGACAGATGTGTGTACTGCGGATGGATTTTTTGGCGAATACGGCGGACAGTATGTTCCGGAACCGCTCATCCCCATCCTGAACACGCTGGCTGAGGCCTTTGAAAAATACCGCAATGATCCCGAGTTCATTGAGGAATTCAATTACTACCTCAAGCATTTTTCCGGACGCGAAACCCCGCTGTATTTCTGCGAGAACCTGACTGAAAAGCTGGGCGGCGCGAAAATCTACCTGAAGCGCGAAGACCTGAACCATCTCGGCGCGCACAAAGTCAATAACACCATCGGCCAGATCCTGCTCGCCAAGCGCATGGGCAAAAAGAAGATCATTGCCGAGACCGGCGCGGGGCAGCACGGCGTCGCCACTGCCGCCACTGCCGCGCTCATGGGCATGGAATGCACCATCTACATGGGTGCCGTGGACGTGGAACGCCAGAAGCTCAACGTATTCCGTATGGAAATGCTCGGTGCCAAGGTCGTTGCGGCCCAGTCCGGCCAGCAGACCCTCAAGGAAGCGGTCGACGAAGCGCTTGGCGCATGGGTGCAGGACGCTGAAGAGACGTTCTACCTGCTCGGTTCCGCTGTGGGGCCGCATCCGTATCCGCTCATGGTCCGCGAATTCCAGTCTGTCGTGGGGCGCGAAACCAAACAGCAGATCATGGAAGCCGAAGGCTGTTTGCCGGATTACTGCATTGCCTGCGTGGGCGGCGGTTCCAATGCCATCGGCCTGTTCTCCGAGTTCATCTGCGACGAGTCGGTCAAGCTGGTGGGCGTCGAGCCTTCGGGCCGCGGGCTTGATTACGGCGACCATGCCGCCACGCTTTCCCTCGGCGAACCCGGCATCATGCACGGTTTCAATTCCTACATGCTCAAGGACAAGGACGGCGAGCCTGCCGAAGTGTATTCCATTTCCGCCGGTCTTGATTACCCGAGCGTCGGCCCCGAGCATTCCCAGTTGAAGGACCTGAATCGGGCCGAATACGTGTACGCATCCGACAAGGAAGCCGTGGACAATTTCTTCCTGCTTTCGCAGATGGAAGGCATCATCCCCGCGCTGGAATCGTCCCATGCGCTGGCACACGCCACCCGCATCGCCCCGGACCTGAGCAAGGATACCATTATCGTGGTCAACCTCTCCGGCCGTGGCGACAAGGACGTTGCCCAGATTGAAAAAATGGTCAGCGAAGGCACCATCGAACTGCCCAAAGTTCGCGGTTAA
- a CDS encoding hemolysin family protein: protein MFELILAVGVAVFVSMFCSVAEAALYSMSWGDIEKLMSSGSKSAKILHKLRSNVDEPITAILTLNTCAHTAGAAVAGWAWANLYGKETLWAFTAGFTVIILIFTEILPKTIGVVYSDQIAPPLARPLRGLVWLFKPVIKVLGLLSTSVSKCNEGPDHTEDDIRAVVSLTRRSGSIKPYEEQSIRNILSLDSKVVEEIMTPRTVVFSLPSDMTVAEAREVHPSWPHSRIPVYEDDPEDIVGVVYRRQVLEALADDRDELKLSDIMRPVRFVLETITLDALLVKFLGSRLHLCVVLDEYGGVAGVVTLEDVLEEILGSEIVDETDQVVDMRELARQQRDELTNARKKADAEKKK from the coding sequence ATGTTCGAACTCATTCTCGCCGTCGGCGTGGCCGTGTTTGTCTCCATGTTCTGCTCTGTGGCAGAAGCCGCGCTCTATTCAATGAGCTGGGGAGACATCGAAAAACTGATGTCTTCCGGCAGCAAGTCTGCTAAAATACTACACAAACTGCGTTCAAATGTGGATGAGCCGATCACGGCCATCCTGACGCTGAACACCTGCGCCCACACCGCCGGGGCCGCTGTCGCGGGCTGGGCCTGGGCAAATTTGTACGGAAAAGAAACGCTTTGGGCCTTTACAGCGGGTTTTACAGTAATTATTCTCATTTTCACCGAGATACTCCCGAAGACGATCGGTGTGGTGTACAGCGACCAGATCGCTCCGCCGCTTGCCCGTCCGCTTCGGGGGCTGGTCTGGCTTTTCAAGCCGGTCATCAAGGTGCTCGGTTTGCTGTCAACGTCGGTCAGTAAGTGTAATGAAGGGCCGGACCACACGGAAGACGACATCCGGGCTGTCGTTTCGCTGACGAGGCGATCCGGGTCGATCAAGCCGTATGAGGAACAGTCCATCAGGAACATCCTCTCGCTTGATTCCAAGGTGGTGGAAGAGATCATGACGCCGCGCACCGTGGTGTTTTCGCTTCCGTCGGATATGACGGTGGCCGAAGCGCGCGAGGTGCATCCCTCGTGGCCGCATAGCCGGATTCCGGTGTATGAAGACGACCCGGAAGATATCGTCGGTGTGGTGTATCGTCGGCAGGTGCTTGAGGCGCTGGCCGATGACCGGGATGAACTCAAGCTGAGCGACATCATGCGTCCGGTGCGTTTCGTGCTCGAAACCATCACGCTGGATGCGCTCTTGGTGAAGTTTCTCGGCAGTCGGCTGCACCTGTGTGTGGTGCTCGACGAGTATGGCGGCGTGGCCGGTGTTGTCACGCTGGAAGACGTGCTTGAGGAAATCCTCGGCAGTGAAATTGTTGATGAGACCGATCAGGTCGTGGACATGCGGGAACTCGCACGCCAGCAGCGTGATGAGCTGACCAACGCCCGCAAGAAAGCAGACGCGGAAAAGAAAAAATAG
- a CDS encoding cytochrome c-type biogenesis CcmF C-terminal domain-containing protein, which translates to MHLTGYVGLLFALLAFLFLAAWAAMAAWSGKDSALPLIERGQQIASGGVVFSSLILLVALTSRDYSFEYVYDNVDNALSFVYTLTAFWGGREGSLLFWELIIALCGVIFVQTQGYKTLAPRTRLYFWMFFLTIQGFFLLLLTSWSNPFIEIIPAPHDGRGLNPLLRNPGMIFHPPLLFLGFAGYAVPAACALAACIAGEEKSWIKVCRNWNILSWTFLTAGIVLGGWWSYMELGWGGYWAWDPVENASLIPWFAGTAVIHTSIIEARRNALQRTNVFIMSLTFLLCVFSTYLTRSGVIQSIHGFGESGVAIPLFWAQMVWIAVTLMVVFMGERHTHRSLSDLVSRQGMLVITAWFLLALGAVVTIGTMWPVISRIWTTESMGLDAHFYNRVCLPFLSFIVLIFAYCPWLGWKGGVRNSKGLIGVSVVLVGSLIAFYFFGMTKPLALLTAAASVAAMASIVLLFVLYPAVRTTRRSWGAYGIHLGLVLMALGVAFSGPYKIEQEFVLSEGEVAHIGEYDIKYVSMAEDRTKEIRARATTLLEVSRDGELLGMMAPEKRIYVNWERQQFAEVSTIFSLGDELYSTLLGFTEGDKASFKISINPLVNWIWIGGTLMCLLPLLVLTRTRRPEREK; encoded by the coding sequence ATGCACCTGACCGGTTATGTGGGCCTGCTTTTCGCATTGCTCGCTTTTCTTTTTCTCGCAGCGTGGGCCGCAATGGCCGCGTGGAGCGGGAAAGACTCGGCTCTGCCGCTTATCGAACGCGGCCAGCAGATCGCGTCCGGCGGCGTTGTCTTTTCCTCACTTATTCTGCTCGTGGCGCTGACCTCACGGGATTATTCCTTTGAATATGTATATGACAACGTGGATAACGCGCTGTCGTTCGTCTATACGCTCACAGCCTTCTGGGGCGGGCGTGAAGGTTCGCTGCTGTTCTGGGAATTGATCATCGCTCTCTGCGGTGTGATTTTCGTGCAGACGCAGGGATACAAGACCCTTGCTCCGAGGACGCGGCTCTATTTCTGGATGTTCTTCCTGACCATTCAGGGCTTTTTCCTGCTGCTGCTCACAAGCTGGAGCAATCCATTCATTGAAATCATTCCGGCTCCGCACGACGGCCGCGGCCTGAATCCGCTGCTTCGCAATCCCGGCATGATCTTCCATCCGCCGCTCCTGTTCCTCGGCTTTGCCGGGTATGCCGTCCCGGCTGCCTGCGCCCTTGCCGCATGCATTGCGGGAGAAGAAAAATCGTGGATCAAGGTCTGTCGCAACTGGAACATCCTGTCATGGACGTTCCTGACCGCAGGCATCGTGCTGGGCGGCTGGTGGTCCTACATGGAACTCGGCTGGGGCGGCTACTGGGCATGGGACCCGGTGGAAAACGCTTCTCTTATTCCGTGGTTTGCCGGAACCGCCGTTATTCACACCTCCATTATCGAGGCGCGGCGTAACGCCCTGCAACGCACCAACGTCTTCATCATGTCCCTGACGTTCCTGCTCTGTGTCTTTTCGACCTACCTGACCCGTTCCGGCGTGATCCAGTCCATTCACGGGTTCGGTGAATCCGGTGTGGCTATTCCGCTTTTCTGGGCGCAGATGGTCTGGATTGCCGTTACGCTGATGGTCGTTTTCATGGGCGAGCGGCATACCCATCGCTCCCTGTCCGACCTTGTCAGCCGTCAGGGCATGCTGGTCATCACCGCATGGTTCCTGCTCGCGCTTGGCGCGGTCGTCACCATCGGCACCATGTGGCCGGTCATCAGCCGTATCTGGACCACCGAGTCCATGGGGCTGGACGCACATTTCTACAACCGTGTCTGCCTTCCGTTCCTGAGCTTTATCGTGTTGATTTTCGCCTACTGTCCGTGGCTCGGATGGAAGGGCGGTGTCCGCAATTCCAAGGGATTGATCGGCGTGAGTGTCGTGCTTGTCGGCAGCCTGATCGCCTTTTATTTCTTTGGCATGACCAAGCCACTGGCTCTGCTGACCGCTGCCGCGTCGGTGGCTGCCATGGCTTCCATTGTACTGCTCTTCGTTTTGTATCCGGCTGTTCGGACGACTCGGCGGTCATGGGGTGCCTACGGCATTCATCTCGGGCTGGTGCTCATGGCGCTTGGCGTGGCCTTTTCCGGGCCGTACAAGATCGAGCAGGAGTTTGTTCTGTCCGAAGGCGAAGTGGCGCATATCGGTGAGTACGACATCAAGTATGTGAGCATGGCCGAGGACCGCACCAAGGAAATTCGGGCCCGTGCGACCACATTGCTGGAAGTTTCGCGGGACGGAGAATTGCTCGGAATGATGGCTCCTGAAAAACGTATCTACGTGAACTGGGAAAGACAGCAGTTTGCCGAGGTCTCCACCATTTTCAGCCTTGGTGATGAGCTGTATTCAACGCTGCTCGGGTTTACCGAGGGCGACAAGGCGAGTTTCAAGATCAGCATCAACCCGCTGGTCAACTGGATATGGATCGGCGGTACGCTCATGTGCCTGCTGCCCCTGCTCGTGTTGACCCGTACGCGACGTCCTGAGAGGGAAAAATAA
- a CDS encoding glycosyltransferase family 9 protein, producing MTKSGASKLTVVFRLSHMGDVALTTGVLSHWHEKRGDRFIFITRAGSAPLLENHPAVAEIIRLDDAVLKGMDWFKEARRLAAQYKDNRLIDLHGTLRSRILSLVWKGEVRRYPKFGIVRRLYDRTHAERYRKILEATNVTQRYAMALGGKPPAAGHLTPRIHLTDAERDEAKMLLDNITNGRPLIAIHPYATHPAKQWPREHWLTLTSLLASAGMDWFVIGHDDTPLLPGHDREFTNVTNLRDTCALLAEADMLVTADSGPMHLASGVGTLVTALFGPTAKVWGFYPAGPQDTVLELDMDCRPCSLHGGRTCEKGYECLASQTPEMVMEVITRRFAE from the coding sequence ATGACCAAATCCGGTGCATCAAAACTCACTGTCGTGTTCCGCCTCAGCCACATGGGCGACGTGGCCCTGACCACGGGCGTACTCTCCCACTGGCACGAAAAACGCGGTGACCGATTCATCTTCATCACGCGCGCAGGAAGTGCGCCGCTTCTGGAGAACCACCCCGCCGTGGCAGAAATCATCCGCCTTGACGACGCCGTGCTCAAGGGCATGGACTGGTTCAAAGAAGCCCGACGGTTGGCAGCGCAGTACAAAGATAATCGGCTGATCGACCTGCACGGCACCCTGCGGTCCCGCATCCTTTCCCTTGTCTGGAAAGGAGAGGTCCGCCGCTATCCGAAATTCGGCATCGTCCGCCGTCTCTATGACCGCACCCATGCCGAGCGCTACCGGAAAATTCTCGAAGCCACCAACGTGACGCAACGCTACGCCATGGCCCTCGGCGGCAAGCCTCCGGCAGCCGGGCACCTCACGCCCCGCATTCACCTGACCGATGCCGAGCGCGACGAAGCAAAGATGCTGCTCGACAACATAACCAACGGACGACCGCTCATCGCCATCCATCCATACGCCACACATCCGGCGAAGCAGTGGCCGCGTGAGCACTGGCTCACCCTGACCAGCCTGCTCGCCAGCGCCGGAATGGACTGGTTCGTCATCGGACACGACGACACCCCGCTCCTTCCCGGTCATGACCGCGAATTCACCAACGTGACCAACCTGCGCGATACCTGCGCGCTTCTCGCCGAAGCCGACATGCTCGTCACTGCCGATTCCGGTCCCATGCATCTCGCCAGCGGCGTGGGCACGCTCGTCACCGCCCTGTTCGGCCCTACCGCCAAGGTCTGGGGATTCTACCCCGCAGGACCGCAGGACACTGTGCTCGAACTCGACATGGATTGCCGTCCCTGTTCGCTCCACGGCGGCAGGACATGCGAAAAAGGTTACGAATGCCTCGCAAGCCAGACGCCCGAGATGGTCATGGAAGTGATCACGCGGCGATTCGCGGAGTAA
- a CDS encoding alpha/beta hydrolase, with product MQTRRRIKWAEIVLILFISITVVGCLKSTEQPIPTEETAGNEETVEEESIVVEEKVIVEEGCIATPKSAENSEEQGYTEVEVFFATDRNQLLPGETPKYFGTERSDLKYGVCYVSIPRDHRMGELEAPGRFLFWRLKEDPRYHIVTLNAEVLPSDTFFEHLQSQIMNCDQKSALIFFHGFNVTFDDAARRTAQMAYDLGFKGAPVFYSWPSQGKVALYTVDEQTIEWSQANMRQFLEDFFEKSNADNVYLIGHSMGTRGLTRALIEILREKPEIKTRLKEIILAAPDIDADVFKRDIAPQIISHGENLTLYTSADDKALEASRIVHKAPRAGNSKFGVTIVPGMETIDATGQDTGFLGHSYIGDIYSLLSDLYALMMNEHRAPERFGLECIECREGRYWKFKE from the coding sequence ATGCAAACACGTCGCAGAATCAAATGGGCTGAAATTGTATTAATCCTGTTCATTTCAATCACAGTAGTCGGATGCTTGAAAAGCACCGAGCAGCCGATTCCAACAGAGGAGACCGCTGGCAACGAAGAGACTGTTGAGGAAGAAAGCATTGTTGTTGAAGAAAAAGTTATTGTGGAAGAAGGGTGTATTGCCACCCCCAAATCAGCAGAAAATTCTGAAGAACAAGGATATACCGAAGTCGAAGTATTCTTCGCAACCGACAGGAATCAACTCCTACCCGGTGAAACTCCCAAGTACTTCGGGACAGAACGTTCAGACCTCAAATATGGTGTATGTTATGTCAGCATTCCCCGTGACCACCGAATGGGTGAACTTGAAGCTCCGGGCCGTTTTCTATTTTGGAGACTCAAGGAAGATCCTCGTTATCACATCGTGACTCTCAATGCGGAAGTCCTGCCGTCAGACACTTTTTTCGAACACTTGCAGTCACAAATAATGAACTGCGACCAAAAAAGCGCTCTCATTTTCTTCCATGGCTTCAACGTCACTTTTGATGACGCGGCACGCCGCACGGCACAAATGGCATACGACCTCGGCTTCAAGGGCGCACCGGTCTTCTATAGCTGGCCGTCCCAAGGCAAGGTCGCGCTCTACACCGTTGATGAGCAAACCATTGAATGGTCACAAGCCAACATGCGGCAATTCCTTGAAGATTTTTTCGAGAAATCAAACGCTGATAATGTCTATCTTATCGGCCACAGCATGGGAACGCGGGGACTGACCCGAGCGCTTATCGAAATTTTACGCGAAAAGCCGGAAATAAAGACGAGACTCAAAGAAATCATTCTGGCTGCGCCGGATATTGACGCCGATGTCTTCAAACGAGACATCGCTCCTCAAATCATTTCCCATGGAGAAAACCTGACCCTGTATACATCGGCCGACGACAAGGCTTTGGAGGCCTCACGCATTGTCCACAAAGCCCCGAGAGCCGGAAACAGCAAATTCGGAGTCACGATCGTTCCGGGCATGGAAACCATTGATGCAACAGGACAGGATACCGGATTTCTCGGTCACAGCTACATCGGCGATATCTATTCTCTCCTTTCAGACCTCTATGCCCTTATGATGAACGAACACAGGGCACCAGAACGTTTTGGCCTTGAATGCATCGAGTGCAGGGAAGGCAGGTACTGGAAATTCAAAGAATAA
- a CDS encoding cytochrome c maturation protein CcmE, whose translation MAKSSNKAVYAVALLLFLGGLGYLVFSGLTEDSVYFLNVSEALDMDRAEIKQARLFGKVSPAGLVIAEGKLGASFDLIDKLDGQKKLRVDFKGALPDTFKEDVEVIVEGSFTPDGEVFKARTLVTKCPSKYEEQSKEMEAAKS comes from the coding sequence ATGGCGAAAAGTTCCAATAAAGCGGTGTATGCCGTGGCTCTCCTGCTCTTTCTGGGCGGCCTCGGGTATCTTGTGTTTTCCGGATTGACCGAAGACAGTGTTTATTTTTTGAATGTTTCCGAGGCGTTGGATATGGATCGTGCCGAGATCAAGCAGGCACGTCTGTTCGGCAAGGTGTCGCCTGCGGGCCTCGTCATTGCCGAGGGCAAGCTCGGAGCGTCCTTTGATCTCATTGACAAGCTGGATGGGCAGAAGAAGCTGCGTGTCGATTTCAAGGGGGCACTGCCGGACACCTTCAAGGAAGACGTCGAGGTTATCGTTGAAGGTTCGTTTACGCCCGACGGGGAGGTCTTCAAGGCCAGAACCCTTGTGACCAAGTGTCCGTCCAAGTACGAAGAGCAGAGCAAGGAAATGGAAGCGGCCAAGAGTTAG
- the nadD gene encoding nicotinate (nicotinamide) nucleotide adenylyltransferase, whose protein sequence is MKIGILGGSFNPVHNGHVRMAIEVLERLSLDRVELVPAKQPPHKQEEDILPFDLRLELVNQAIDGVPGLGSNPLEGEREGPSFTCDTLHCYRTEQPESDFFFIVGASTFLELDQWRRGLEIPFMASIAVVNRWDAATAVAGCIKARWPEAKQEPEGVWTFPEGHTIRLVDIPRLDIKGRHIRERWLERRSLRFLVPPGVETFLEDHTAEVEKYWGKRS, encoded by the coding sequence ATGAAAATTGGTATCCTCGGCGGGAGTTTCAATCCCGTCCATAACGGCCATGTGCGGATGGCTATTGAAGTGCTTGAGCGGTTGTCGCTTGACCGGGTGGAATTGGTGCCCGCGAAGCAGCCGCCGCATAAGCAGGAGGAGGATATCCTGCCGTTTGACCTTCGTCTGGAATTGGTCAATCAGGCCATAGACGGGGTGCCGGGGCTGGGCAGCAATCCGCTTGAGGGGGAGCGGGAAGGGCCGTCGTTCACCTGCGATACTCTGCATTGCTACCGGACCGAACAGCCGGAATCGGATTTCTTTTTCATTGTAGGGGCGTCCACGTTTCTGGAACTCGACCAGTGGCGGCGCGGGCTTGAAATCCCTTTCATGGCGTCCATTGCCGTGGTCAATCGATGGGATGCCGCTACAGCCGTCGCCGGATGCATCAAGGCGCGCTGGCCCGAAGCCAAGCAGGAACCCGAGGGCGTCTGGACCTTCCCGGAAGGGCATACCATTCGACTCGTGGACATTCCGCGGCTCGATATCAAGGGGCGGCACATTCGTGAGCGGTGGCTTGAGCGCCGAAGCCTGCGGTTTCTCGTGCCGCCCGGTGTGGAAACATTTCTTGAAGATCATACCGCAGAAGTCGAGAAATATTGGGGAAAACGCAGTTAG